GTATAGCTCGCCACTCTCCCATGACCCACCATTGTCAAGGAGTCCCACCATCTTCGTTCACCGCCTAAGGAGATCCTTACTTCGCTCGTTTTCCTTTAGTCGATCCAAGGACGTAGACGATCTCGTAGTCGAGGATGACTGGCAGCTCAACGAGATCCTTGATCCTTTgcaatatataagatattttttcttttacgtgaTTGcctgaaagagataaaataaaaaaggaagaaagaaagagagagagagagagagagagagagagagaaagagaaaaagaaagaaagagagagagagagagacagaactTTGTCCTGTTAATAGTCTATAGCTGAAGGCAAAAAACAAGATGGCGGATTTTCTTCTAGAAGATACGATCGTCGTTTCATTCGAGTATCATTCTTTTCTTGACGTATCATTTCCGGTAGGTAAAGCAAAGAACGAATGGTTTAATAATTAAAGGTCATTCGCAAGGTCGAAATGTCACATCCGTTCTCTACTGtattttttcctctatctctctatctctgtctctctttctctctctctctctctctctctctctctctatatatatatatatatatatatatatatatatatatatatatatatatatctttctatttctctctctctttctctctctttctctgtatttaTGACAGAAAATGTATGAGGATGCAAAATTAATTTCACCGaggtatatatatctttcgtcTAGAAAATCGTAGAAGTTAAATTCCCATGTAAATTCTAGAATATGTCGTCTTTATGTTAGAGCGAACCGCGACGACTTTCGAATCGTCGAACGGCGAAATCGTGTGTCATGATTCATCCGTCGTTtttcacaaatatatatatatatatatatatatatatatatatatatatatatttatttatttatatatatatacttcttatCTATCTAACTCTCGTCCAATATCTCTTCCTTTCGccgataatttattatcgttgatcattcgtttaatcatttttctaattaaaaattaaaagaagagatataaagagatTAAAAGCAGGTATATCTACTTatttgaaaagaatgaaatttagatatgtaaatatttataatataatttcttgaaAGACAAGAGATCGCCGTCTCAATCTTTGAatacattagtaataatattaatttatcttgtttttttatgtttttctttttccaggCCGACACAGAACCGATATACTGGTCTTGGGTGAAAGCGATAGCAGCAGAGTTGGTTAGACAGACTCCGTTTCGTGCTCGAAGATGCCTGAACTTCCTCGAAATCCTGACGATTTGTCCAAGAAGTCCAGCACCATTTCCGGAGAGTCTCACTGAATCAAGGAGACGTTCACGAAGCGAACTTCGTTGTTGGCCGATTGAATCTCCGATAGAAAGTAGTTCGAAAAATTCTACGAGTATACTCGAAGAATCTAGAAGAAGAGCGAGAAGCGAGTTGCGCGGTTGGTCTAGCAGTAATTCAAGCGACGAGGATAATTTAGGTGAATTTCGTAGTATACcggcaataataacaacgaaggATCAAACTGTAACGAGAACATGGGGTTGTAGCGAGAGTAGCGAAGGTAGTGACGACAGTCTTCCATGGGGCGGTGGAATTTGTCGATCGAGTGTGGACTCCGTCGATTCGACGATCTCTTTGTCAGAACCAGAGACCAAAGAACAAAGGATACAAAGGTACAAGGAAACGCGTAGACGAGAGAACGAAGCCAGAAGTCGTCGTGTATTGGAAGAAGATGCTAGAAGACGAAAAGCGAGAGCCGAGGAGAACAATAATGAGCTTCCAAAAATATACGGACCgagaaatagatattattctgCAAATGACAACGACGATCTTATTCAACGATCACCGAAGAAGGAATCACCGATTGTTAATGAGTCCACCGAGATAGTTAGAAACGAAAACGTTAGATTACCACCTGTCAAACCGGTCGAACCTTTCACGGTTAGATtcgaagagaatgaaagacccgaggacaataataataataacgatagcaacaataataataacaataataataataataatggtattgtTGGAAACGATCAAACCCgatgcaataacaataacaccaATGGCATCTTAAGGACCGATGCGAATAACGAACGTAGAAGTCGAGCCAGAGAGAGGCGAATTTTTCGTGAGAAGGGTCAATCTCAACAGCCTCAACAAGTAACGAGTAACAACGTTGAGAGTTTGCAAGAACGAAAGGAACGATTGGCTGCGATATCATCAAGAATACCGGTGCCGCGTCAGTTGTCTCAAGGAAACGAAAGAACAACCATCGGTAGATGCGTTACGAGTTCATCATTGATGGATGGTTGCATGAGCTTGCCTAGATCATCAACGACAACAGCTCTGTCGATAATGAAGGAACCACCTTGCGAGGAGGACGTTGCTAGGCTATTGGAAAGATGTCAGAGGGTCGATCATTACGTACCGGTTCGTGAGAAGCTAACCCTGTTTGAATCACTTTCGAGATTAGGCGGTAGATTGGCCAGAAGTACGGAGGATCTTGGTAGATCGGAATCGAAACCGAGTCCAAGAGGAAAACAACGTGCCAGATCTCTTCACGATTTAAATCGTGGCGCTAGGTCAGTACCGGTACGCGAAATGTGCCGATTTTTCGAAGGTGATCTACGTGACACAGGTCAGAGCAATACAATTAACAACAAGTACACGACATTGACAAAAACATCAACTAGATTCAGCGATCCGCCGACGCCAACTAGAAACACAACATGGAAGGATAACTTGATATCTACGAAAAGCGACGCCCCATGCGTTAGAACGTCTACGAGGAAGAAACATTATGCGAAATGATCATTCtcgcgataataattattgcttaaaaagaaataaaagaatgacgTGTTCCTCttgttgtctcttttttttttcgagggAAGAAACGGAGAGAAAGTTTCTCGATTGCGTTTATTTCAACGAAGCTTTCAACGATTCTATCATTTCGTACATGCTCGTATACGATTGTTCGATAAGTTATGACATGAAACTtatgttataataaagaagatcgagtcgataattaataacatctgaaatagaagaaaataagaaattctttGTAAAACATTCTAAGAAATTCTTGGTAAGAATTGTTTCATGGTAAGAGtacaaaaaatctttttcgatacaatatcaaatataattattatttcacgatttaattatatccaATTATTTCAGTTGAcgtgataattatcgataattgatatatatatatatatatatatatatatatatatatatgtgtatatatatatgtatacacacaccatttatatcgaatcgtactttttctctaaaacacaataacaaaatttatgaaGATAGTTGGTTCGAAcaagaaaattcgaaaaggAATATCTTGAGTTATATATGCGTTGTTGAGTACgtttgacaaaaaaagaagaaaacgaaaaaaaaaagaaaacggaaaaaaaaaacagaaaaattgaaatcgaccgagcgttttatcgatattatttttcgattgaACACGAGAGAGAACTTCCTGTGAGAGAGAACAGAACGAGCAAAGAGCGAGCTCGAGATCGAGCTAAGATTTCCCGTCGAGAGAGACGGGACAAGAGAGGGAGTGGAGAGTGTGTGGGGGGTGATGAAGGGGCAGGAGGAGAGGAGGGGGAATCAGGGAAACCGGTAATTTACGTTCACCGAGCGATTGCAGCAATGTCGAACACCTGTGTGGACAGCGCTGCTCTCCACGTATAACACGTTGATCGCCTTTACGGTCGActtctttaattatatttttcttttttcccttttttcactcttttttccattcttttttcatttttctttttttttccttttttccccttttgaTCGCCTTCGTGCCATTTTTCTACGTACGATAAACGTGAGTACTACGAGAAAACGGGATTATTTTCTCGAATGGGAATGTcgacaagagaaagaagaaaaacaaagaaaaaaaaaaagaaaaagaaatcaaaaaaacaTCAGTCGAATCGATATCGTCTCGTATTTCGTCTAGCAAATTCAGAACATCCGCTTGTTTGATTACGTTACAACAAGGTTTGCTACATTAttacactactactattactattactatcagatactgttactattactcATACATCAACGTCGACTTCCGCTTATTTCCAATCGAAATGATCATTTCcgttctcgtttctctttccccttcgttcttttcctctctctttctctctctctctctctctctctctctctctctctctctctctctctctctctcaactttGAAAGCGATCTAATAATTTCACTTTCCTATACGACGAACTTCTCgaaaatcttttgtaattataaaaatattccgttaaaatctttttcgaagggttgtttgtttataaatcaacgatagaaagaaattggTAACGATGATGACAATGTCGTACTTCC
The genomic region above belongs to Vespa crabro chromosome 2, iyVesCrab1.2, whole genome shotgun sequence and contains:
- the LOC124422042 gene encoding uncharacterized protein DDB_G0287625-like, yielding MMMAPQVVGVLLKKPGQQNHPRITPLDRQETKIRGELYVENLAERRTVLIRMGWLWVEGTSMKLPLRALNLRQAAPSLCQPHALALGFTLSNSQGHSLATFWADTEPIYWSWVKAIAAELVRQTPFRARRCLNFLEILTICPRSPAPFPESLTESRRRSRSELRCWPIESPIESSSKNSTSILEESRRRARSELRGWSSSNSSDEDNLGEFRSIPAIITTKDQTVTRTWGCSESSEGSDDSLPWGGGICRSSVDSVDSTISLSEPETKEQRIQRYKETRRRENEARSRRVLEEDARRRKARAEENNNELPKIYGPRNRYYSANDNDDLIQRSPKKESPIVNESTEIVRNENVRLPPVKPVEPFTVRFEENERPEDNNNNNDSNNNNNNNNNNNGIVGNDQTRCNNNNTNGILRTDANNERRSRARERRIFREKGQSQQPQQVTSNNVESLQERKERLAAISSRIPVPRQLSQGNERTTIGRCVTSSSLMDGCMSLPRSSTTTALSIMKEPPCEEDVARLLERCQRVDHYVPVREKLTLFESLSRLGGRLARSTEDLGRSESKPSPRGKQRARSLHDLNRGARSVPVREMCRFFEGDLRDTGQSNTINNKYTTLTKTSTRFSDPPTPTRNTTWKDNLISTKSDAPCVRTSTRKKHYAK